The genomic interval TGGGTTGCTACATAAACTCCAGATCTTTTGATGTAAGAAACAAAGTGAAGAACATAGAAATCCTTTTACCCAGCTTCTTAGCAGCCTCAATGTACATAGACCTGAACATCCTGCCAAGTGTCTGTCCCTGGACGGCAGGGCTTGCAACAAGTCCATATTGTTGCAAGGGGAAAAAAGGTAAAAAACCTAGATACCatagtttaaaaatgaaaccatCGTCTTTATTTGAAGGTCATTGCTGGGCGAGGGCAGGAATAAATAAGCAGGGCCAGGAGAGGCAGGGGTGTTGAGAGGTCAGGACGCTCTAGGCGTTCTCTCTATGATATGCAACAGAGACCACAGGAAGGATTTTTACAGCATTTACAGCAGAAGACGCAGATGGAGAGGTTGGTGTTTCGCTTCTTTCGCTTCTGCATCAGGAGCTGTGGAAAGAAAGAGGTAAGCAGCCGGCTTGGACATGGGAGAGGCTGAGGATCAGGGAGGGCGTCCCAGATGCTCTTACCGCACTGTCAATCCTGCTTTCTGCCTTGTGCAAAGGCTGCAGCGCTGTCGTCTGTCTCATCTGGGAAAGCAGAAGAGGTACTAAGTATTGTGGAACTACCAGCATAGCTTTCTGACTTGTCTCTGCCAGCTTCTTCCCCAGGGACTTAGGGACCTGTGCTTAGATGGAGTTCCTAGAAGGGACCCTACCGCCTGTCTCCCCTCACGGTTCCTTGGATGTTCCTAAAAGCATCCACCCTTGTACTCTTCTAGATACTCCCAACAGGTTTCCCTGCATCTCATCTCTTACCACCAGGTCACCTCATAGCACACTGACTTACAGCACCATCAGCTGGATTGCGGCTTCCCCTCCTGTCTCTCAGCAACATGAGGACTGATCACCATCTGCACAGCTGTCCACAAAGCTGAGCACAGCAGAGCTTCTACAACCCTCTCCTCACTTCCAGCACCGGCTCCACTTTTTCAGACCCTATGGTCCCCAAGGGTCTTGTGATTGCCTTGAGTGCCCACTCTGCTGTCTCAGCTCCACAGATCTAGTATCCTTttgttgctctgtgtgtgtgtgttttgagacagggtttttaatGTAGCTCAAGTTGGTAATGAATTTGCTTTGTAGGCAGGAATGACTGTGAACTCGGGATCCCCCAATTCCACCGTTGGAGTGCCCACCCCAAACTTGGCTctgcattattttctttcttatagatttgttttatgtgtttggctgcatatatgtatgtgtaacataTACATGCCTAGTGCTCAATGACTACCTaggacagaaggcatcagatgccctggaactagagttcagaatgttgtgagccaccacagggGGTCAGGAACTGATCCTAGGTCCTTTGTCCAAGCATCAAGTGTTCTGAatggctgagccgtctctccagctccttccgTGTCATTTTCTTATAGAATACTTTACGCCAGCCTCTTAGCCCCACCTCTGGTCCTTCCTCACTTCCTTGCTCGTTGTCTTTTGTACTATCCACAATAAGTCTTTACTAAATAGTCACTTAAAGGCTGCTTAAGGAATGCCCTGACTGGGAAGGGACAGccttcctgtcccttctccaCAGTAGGATGACAGCGTAACTATTCAACACCTGTGCAGCCTCTCAGCCCTTCCACTAAGGACCACCCTTGTCCTTGTCAGCGGCTGCCATCACTCCTGAAACGTTCTAAATGCTCAGTGCTGAGGAGCTCCTGCCTCACTGGGACCTGGCTCTCCCACCACAGCGGGTTTGGGGTGCTCACCTGTTGCGGGAGATAGGTGCTGCTGCTCAGGCTGgcaaggaggagaagcaggagacaggCAGCTTGGGTCTGAGTGCTGAGTGCCATCATGCCTTCTGTCCTGCTGTGCAGTCTAAGGACTTGTGCTGGTGTCCAGGAGCCAGTCCTAGTCCTTTTTATGGGACCAGTGGGAGGAGGGTCACCTGAGCCCCCTCCCTTTTGCCCTAACTCATTTCCAAGAAGATAGTGGCGCCAAACAGGCGGGAGAGATAAGCGGGAACAGAGTGACAGGGGACAGGGTTGTGTCACCCTCAGCCAGCAGAGGTGCATCCAGAGGGTGGGGCAGACAGAGTCATGGACACACGCCTCCAGCCAGCCAACTGTGATGTCACCCTGTGGCTCTCAGAAAaattcccctcctttcccctaaACATTGATTGGATTGGTGAAAGAATTGTGCCTCTCTCCCCATCAGTGTCTTCAATATGGCTGTCACTCACTGGGCTCCTCAGATGGACTCAAGCAATGGAGTACATACGCACAGGGTGCATCCCAGCATGAGTTAGGAACAGTGGCCAAGGGACTGGACAGATGGCCATAAGTTTGTGTCAGCATTAGCACCAACATGCAGCATGGAATCCAATGTGAAGACCATATGATGTAGCTGTCATGTTGGAGTCACCTTTTGCCTATAAGTGGTGGCAGTCATTACACATGTATCATGACAGTGTACTGATTCTGTGTCTATAACACCAGTGCCAACTCACTTTTGTGTTAACAGCTGGCACTACTTGACCTGTAAGTGGCTGCCTGCTTCCTCCTGGGCTCTATTAGTGTTTACGCTTAAAGTTGTCTTTCAGTCACTGACTGCAGGGGTCGGGCTTGCTAATCTATTCCTCAAACTCAGTCTCCCTCTAAGCACAGGGGACACAGTATATGAGGCTTGGCTTAGCAAGAGCAGACTCTGTCCAGCGCACAGCTCCAAGTGCAGTGGTATTATGCCAGAACCTCCCCATGCCACAATGGACTACATATACCAGAGATTGGTACACAGTCTACACCAGGGCTTTTGTAGCTGGTCCTTGGGGTACTGCTAAAGCCTGTGTGGTCTCCTCGTCTCTATTACCTGAACCCCTTGGTGTATGCAGCCTGAGATATTATCAAACTTTGACTCCAGAGATAGGCTACTGGACATCGTGTGTCACACAGGGATCATCCAGTCAGTCCTGTCCAGAGCCTGAGAACACTACCACTCTGTTGCTGCCCACAGTCTCTTCCTTTGTTCTACATGCTCCCTCAGAGGGCTTTTCCTAAAGTGGTAAGGCCAAAGACAGGGTTCTCAAGACACCAGAGGCCATCAGGAGTATTTAGATTGTGGCAAGGTACAAAATGCAGCAAGGGgaaactgccaggtaggcctagATCTTGGGAATGGTGAGCCACTCTTGGGGACATGATGGCATTCCCCAACCCCGCCAGGCAGCACTGCGGCTGCTCAGGACAGGTTTCATCATCAGCCAAGGGCAGGGGTCACAGCACAGGCGCCAGAACTACAATTCGAGGCGACAGACTGCCGGGCCAAGCCTGGTTTCTGGCCATCTGCCctctcttgggggtggggggctcaagGCCAGGCCCCATCATTGGCTGGTACAGAGGGGAGGGCTTCAGCCCCAGAGCCCAGGAATACTCACCAGCCCTGTTTTCAAGCACTGACCTAGAATACTCCAGCCTCCCCTCTAACACCAGGGGTTATGTCCTTGACCCCAGCTCCCATAACCCTAATCTGCACCCTAGGCCTCAGAGAATCCCCCCCAGCCATTATCACACAGTCACAGTATAACTGAAGCTTAGACCTCAGGGAGACCCTAGAACTCTTACCCGACCCCATGCCcaacatggacacacagacagacaaggcGGGGCCACACTGGCCAGTTTATTGCAGTTAAAtacctctctctctattttttttgtccattttccataaagaaaattaaaacacacacacgcacacacgcgcatacacacacacacccacacacccagagGGGAGTAGGGATCCAGAAACAAGAGGGGTGGGGGGCATGGCCTCCCTGCATAGGTCCAGGCCCCAGGGAAGGCCCCCATCCCC from Arvicanthis niloticus isolate mArvNil1 chromosome 1, mArvNil1.pat.X, whole genome shotgun sequence carries:
- the Hamp gene encoding hepcidin: MMALSTQTQAACLLLLLLASLSSSTYLPQQMRQTTALQPLHKAESRIDSALLMQKRKKRNTNLSICVFCCKCCKNPSCGLCCIS